One window from the genome of Pseudanabaena yagii GIHE-NHR1 encodes:
- a CDS encoding antibiotic biosynthesis monooxygenase, which produces MQYVLIIHEVADYPAWKKVFDAAAKIRKEAGERSYQVLKYEHEPNKIVHFSAWTAIADAKRFFESPELVKIRAEAGVKSPDFIYLEQLESGIL; this is translated from the coding sequence ATGCAATATGTTTTAATCATTCACGAAGTCGCAGATTATCCAGCTTGGAAAAAAGTTTTTGATGCTGCTGCCAAAATTCGCAAGGAAGCTGGCGAACGCTCCTATCAAGTTCTCAAATATGAGCATGAACCTAACAAAATTGTCCATTTCTCAGCATGGACTGCGATCGCTGATGCAAAGAGATTTTTTGAATCACCTGAGTTAGTCAAGATCAGAGCAGAAGCAGGTGTCAAATCGCCTGATTTTATTTATCTAGAACAACTTGAATCTGGCATTCTCTAA
- a CDS encoding SMI1/KNR4 family protein, which yields MEKIWAQIENWFRANAPQVLESLQIGASDTEIAELEEFLAIQLPEDVKALYRIHNGQSDYTYSFFDGREFLSLHRIKDEWQIWKELLDNGTFQDSNGQDQGCDPDLGIRNLWWSDKWIPLTYDGCGNHDCLDLAPDASGTLGQIITMWHDDSERKIVAPSFRAWLQNYAEGLASGKFIFSEEYGGVIEAATIQSSPNTSHLAQ from the coding sequence ATGGAAAAAATTTGGGCACAAATAGAAAATTGGTTCAGAGCTAATGCTCCGCAGGTTCTTGAATCATTGCAGATAGGTGCTTCTGATACTGAAATAGCAGAATTAGAAGAATTCCTTGCCATTCAGCTACCTGAAGATGTCAAGGCTTTGTATCGGATTCATAATGGGCAATCCGATTATACTTACAGTTTCTTTGATGGAAGAGAGTTTCTCTCTCTTCATAGAATTAAAGATGAATGGCAAATCTGGAAAGAGCTTCTAGATAATGGCACTTTTCAAGATAGCAATGGACAGGATCAAGGCTGCGATCCCGACTTAGGCATTCGTAATCTCTGGTGGAGTGACAAGTGGATTCCACTAACCTATGATGGTTGCGGTAATCATGATTGCCTAGATTTAGCTCCTGACGCATCAGGGACTTTAGGGCAGATCATCACAATGTGGCATGATGATAGCGAAAGAAAGATCGTTGCACCTAGTTTTCGGGCATGGCTACAAAATTACGCCGAAGGTTTAGCCTCAGGAAAGTTTATTTTTTCAGAGGAATATGGAGGGGTTATCGAAGCTGCCACTATCCAATCATCACCCAATACATCCCATCTGGCGCAATGA
- a CDS encoding TIGR04222 domain-containing membrane protein — MDSHQIALYQRIQEFSLDEPESQLSFSKRLARDNGWSLSYAQRVIAEYKKFAFLAVVAGHPVTPSDQVDQVWHLHLSYTRSYWQEFCPHILQTPLHHNPTRGGLAEGVKFEDWYSKTLASYQQFFGIPPRDIWSTPKDRFSKDLHFVRINTQQNWVIPKLSLPHFPKLQPKQLITFSLLCITSIAVVSCQSGSNNANPLNYNGSEFLSFYFQLSILVILLACGLRYYLRLPSESPMQPPKNLDAYEVAYLVDGNKRVFDTAIASLFQKGYITIESKLRRIYWTGSIEKLSHPIEKAVAEMLQSYTYIDSIPKSKLSATQAIRDRLQNWDLLVKPQQAFIAKIYPAILIACLLGLGIAKILVGLSRGKPVGILIAMCVIVAIIGLIFSQKAVHRSRYGDRFLSNLRNRIPNKVFSLNDVQLPLIVALLSIVILPNDAFADLKSLLTPVSSSSSGDGSSDGGGGDGGGGGCGGGGCGGCGGCGG; from the coding sequence ATGGACTCCCACCAAATAGCCCTATATCAGAGAATTCAGGAGTTCTCCTTAGACGAACCTGAATCTCAATTATCTTTTAGCAAGCGCTTAGCCAGAGACAATGGCTGGTCATTGAGTTATGCCCAAAGGGTGATCGCTGAATATAAAAAGTTTGCGTTTCTCGCAGTTGTAGCGGGGCATCCCGTCACACCCTCTGACCAAGTTGATCAAGTTTGGCATTTGCATCTGAGCTATACGCGATCGTACTGGCAGGAGTTTTGTCCCCATATTTTACAAACCCCTCTCCATCACAATCCAACCCGTGGCGGCTTAGCAGAAGGCGTAAAATTTGAGGATTGGTATAGCAAGACCTTAGCTAGCTATCAACAATTTTTTGGGATACCACCCCGTGATATCTGGTCTACCCCAAAAGATCGATTTAGCAAAGATCTGCATTTTGTCCGCATTAATACACAACAGAATTGGGTGATCCCCAAGTTGTCTCTACCCCATTTCCCAAAATTACAGCCAAAACAGCTAATTACCTTCTCTCTTTTATGCATTACCTCGATCGCTGTTGTCAGTTGTCAATCAGGCTCTAACAATGCCAATCCATTAAATTACAATGGTTCGGAATTTTTATCTTTCTACTTTCAACTATCAATATTGGTAATTCTCTTAGCCTGTGGTCTTCGCTATTATCTACGGCTACCTAGTGAGAGTCCTATGCAACCACCTAAAAATCTTGATGCTTATGAAGTCGCCTATCTGGTTGATGGCAATAAACGGGTTTTTGATACTGCGATCGCTAGTCTTTTTCAGAAAGGCTATATCACCATAGAATCCAAACTCCGTAGGATATATTGGACAGGCTCAATCGAGAAATTATCCCATCCAATCGAAAAGGCAGTTGCAGAAATGCTGCAATCCTATACCTACATTGACAGCATTCCTAAATCAAAGTTATCTGCAACCCAAGCAATTCGCGATCGCCTACAAAATTGGGATCTGCTCGTCAAGCCACAACAAGCATTTATCGCCAAAATCTACCCAGCAATTTTAATCGCTTGCTTATTAGGATTGGGAATTGCTAAGATTTTAGTAGGACTCTCCCGTGGTAAGCCTGTTGGTATTTTGATTGCAATGTGTGTGATTGTTGCAATCATTGGGCTAATTTTTAGTCAGAAAGCAGTTCATCGTAGTCGTTATGGCGATCGCTTTCTCAGTAATCTGCGTAACCGTATACCTAATAAGGTCTTTAGCCTTAATGATGTTCAACTCCCTCTCATCGTTGCACTTTTGAGTATCGTAATTTTGCCAAATGATGCATTTGCTGACTTAAAAAGCCTGCTGACACCAGTATCTAGTAGTAGTAGTGGTGATGGTAGTAGTGACGGCGGCGGTGGCGATGGAGGAGGTGGCGGCTGTGGCGGCGGCGGTTGTGGTGGTTGTGGCGGCTGTGGTGGTTAG
- the trpE gene encoding anthranilate synthase component I produces the protein MIFPEYSDFIKLAEQGNFVPVYMELVADLDTPVSAWYRVCQGQPYSFLLESVEGGERIGRYSLLGCDPLWVLEARGDRTTQTFRDGNVKEFIGNPFQHLSECLAPIQPVHLPQLPPSLGGLFGYWGYELINWIEPKVPVFPCQEGDTPDGVWMQVDSLLVFDQVKRKIWAIAYADLSNGNDPEAAYKSASDRLTILVDKLRSPLDRQKTAIKWTNPRLQPPVNFTSNVTREKFCKGVEQGKEHIKAGDIFQVVLSQRLTTEFKGEPFSLYRSLRVVNPSPYMAFFNFKDWQLIGSSPEIMVKAEVINGVSKTVLRPIAGTRPRGANSLEDAELAKDLLADPKEVAEHVMLVDLGRNDLGRVCKSGTVKVDELMSIELYSHVMHIVSNVVGEIRPEKNAWDLLQACFPAGTVSGAPKIRAMDIIHNLEGDRRGTYAGAYGYYDFEGQLNTAITIRTMVVKDGKASVQAGAGVVADSDPEKEYQETLNKAKGMLESLRCLG, from the coding sequence ATGATTTTCCCTGAGTATTCTGACTTTATTAAGCTTGCTGAGCAGGGCAACTTTGTACCTGTATATATGGAACTGGTAGCGGATCTGGATACCCCTGTGTCGGCTTGGTATCGTGTCTGTCAAGGTCAACCCTATAGCTTTTTGTTAGAGTCAGTCGAAGGTGGCGAGAGAATTGGGCGTTATAGTTTATTAGGTTGCGATCCCCTATGGGTATTAGAAGCAAGGGGCGATCGCACAACGCAGACATTTCGTGATGGCAATGTCAAAGAATTTATTGGTAATCCCTTTCAGCATTTGAGTGAATGCCTTGCACCGATTCAGCCTGTGCATTTGCCACAGTTGCCACCGAGTCTGGGGGGACTATTTGGCTATTGGGGCTATGAATTAATTAATTGGATCGAACCGAAAGTACCTGTGTTTCCCTGTCAGGAGGGAGATACCCCTGATGGTGTATGGATGCAGGTGGATAGTCTGTTGGTATTTGATCAGGTCAAGCGCAAGATCTGGGCGATCGCCTATGCCGACTTGAGTAATGGCAATGATCCTGAAGCTGCCTATAAATCCGCTAGCGATCGCTTGACGATATTAGTGGATAAATTGCGATCGCCCCTAGATCGGCAGAAGACCGCGATCAAATGGACAAATCCTCGATTACAGCCGCCTGTGAACTTTACGAGCAATGTCACCCGTGAAAAATTCTGTAAGGGAGTTGAACAGGGTAAAGAGCATATCAAGGCTGGTGATATCTTCCAAGTAGTCCTCTCGCAACGTTTGACGACAGAATTTAAAGGTGAGCCATTCAGTCTGTATCGTTCCTTGCGCGTAGTTAATCCTTCGCCCTATATGGCATTCTTTAACTTTAAGGATTGGCAGCTCATTGGATCTAGCCCTGAAATCATGGTGAAGGCAGAAGTAATTAATGGGGTATCAAAGACTGTACTCCGCCCGATCGCAGGTACAAGACCTAGAGGCGCAAACTCCCTAGAGGATGCAGAACTTGCCAAGGATTTACTTGCCGATCCTAAGGAAGTTGCTGAGCATGTCATGCTTGTGGACTTAGGCAGAAATGATCTGGGTCGCGTTTGCAAAAGTGGTACGGTCAAAGTCGATGAGCTAATGTCCATTGAGCTTTATTCCCATGTCATGCATATCGTCAGCAATGTCGTCGGAGAAATTCGCCCCGAAAAAAATGCTTGGGACTTACTGCAAGCCTGTTTCCCTGCGGGTACGGTTAGCGGTGCGCCTAAGATTCGTGCGATGGATATTATCCATAACTTAGAAGGCGATCGCCGAGGTACTTATGCAGGAGCCTATGGTTACTATGATTTTGAAGGACAGTTAAATACTGCCATTACCATTCGCACGATGGTAGTCAAGGATGGCAAGGCAAGCGTACAGGCTGGTGCTGGTGTGGTTGCTGATTCCGATCCTGAGAAGGAATATCAAGAAACCTTAAACAAGGCAAAGGGAATGCTGGAGTCATTACGCTGCTTAGGTTAA
- the pdxH gene encoding pyridoxamine 5'-phosphate oxidase, with translation MDIHALREDYKKGELRRKDLHDDPFKQFEKWFQQACNAELLEPNAMTLSTVNADGQPFMRTVLLKYFDEKGLVFFTNYESRKAKQIENNHKVSILFTWLPLQRQVHITGTAEKVSTTESLQYFSSRPRGSQLGAWTSQQSSIISSRQLLLMQFEQIKQKFMDGEIPLPDFWGGYRVVPNSFEFWQGCTNRLHDRFLYTHKDDQTWDIHRLAP, from the coding sequence ATGGATATCCATGCGCTAAGAGAAGATTATAAAAAGGGGGAACTAAGACGCAAAGATCTACATGATGATCCCTTTAAGCAGTTTGAAAAATGGTTTCAGCAGGCATGTAATGCTGAGTTGCTAGAACCTAATGCCATGACGCTATCAACTGTTAATGCCGATGGTCAACCATTTATGCGGACAGTATTACTAAAATATTTTGATGAGAAGGGATTAGTATTTTTTACTAACTATGAAAGTCGTAAGGCGAAACAGATTGAGAATAATCACAAGGTTTCAATTCTGTTTACTTGGCTACCGCTACAGCGTCAAGTTCATATCACAGGAACTGCTGAGAAGGTAAGCACTACCGAATCCTTACAATACTTTAGCTCTCGTCCTCGCGGTAGCCAGCTAGGAGCATGGACTTCTCAACAAAGCTCTATTATTTCTTCTCGACAACTTCTACTGATGCAATTTGAACAGATTAAACAGAAATTTATGGATGGGGAAATTCCCTTGCCTGATTTCTGGGGAGGATATCGCGTAGTTCCGAATAGCTTTGAATTTTGGCAAGGATGCACTAACCGCTTGCACGATCGCTTTTTATATACCCATAAGGATGATCAAACTTGGGATATTCACAGGCTAGCTCCATAA
- a CDS encoding glucokinase: MTIVLAGDIGGTKTLLRLAKSDGTEWRSLYEQRFASANYASFSDVLREFLTQAKQHLGDLPTLSAACFGIAGPVRDRQSQLTNLGWSFDSDCLAEEFNIPKVSLINDFVAVGYGVLGLQPHDLHTLQDGNVVERSPIGVIGAGTGLGEAYLGWNGDRYEVYATEGGHTDFAPRNELEIELLKHLQKRHERVSVERVVSGMGIVAIYQFLRDRQAAPESSDIAEKVRQWESGDVESGAAAAIANAALANCGINSETNVDHLATKTMQMFVEAYAAEVGNLALKLIPNGGLYIAGGIAPKILPLLQDGTFLRILKSKGRVSPVLEDIPIHIVLNPEVGLIGAMLYGASL, encoded by the coding sequence ATGACAATAGTTTTAGCTGGTGATATTGGCGGGACTAAGACACTTTTACGTCTAGCAAAATCTGATGGGACAGAATGGCGATCGCTCTATGAACAGCGCTTTGCTAGCGCTAACTATGCCAGTTTCTCAGATGTTTTACGCGAATTTCTTACTCAGGCAAAGCAGCATTTAGGTGATCTGCCAACTTTGTCGGCGGCTTGTTTTGGGATTGCGGGACCAGTGCGCGATCGCCAATCGCAATTAACTAATTTAGGCTGGTCGTTTGATAGTGATTGCCTTGCTGAGGAATTTAATATTCCCAAGGTCAGCTTGATTAATGATTTTGTTGCGGTTGGTTATGGAGTTTTAGGGTTGCAGCCCCATGATTTGCATACTTTACAAGATGGGAATGTGGTAGAACGATCTCCAATTGGAGTCATTGGGGCAGGCACGGGATTAGGTGAGGCATATTTAGGATGGAATGGAGATCGCTATGAGGTCTATGCCACTGAGGGTGGACATACTGATTTTGCGCCGAGAAACGAGTTAGAAATTGAATTATTAAAACATCTACAAAAGCGTCACGAACGCGTATCTGTAGAACGGGTAGTCTCAGGAATGGGGATTGTGGCAATTTATCAATTTCTGCGCGATCGCCAAGCTGCACCTGAGTCTTCAGATATTGCCGAAAAGGTGCGTCAATGGGAATCGGGAGATGTGGAGTCAGGAGCCGCCGCCGCGATCGCTAATGCTGCTTTAGCAAATTGTGGAATCAATAGTGAAACTAATGTCGATCATCTCGCCACAAAGACAATGCAAATGTTTGTGGAAGCCTATGCTGCCGAGGTTGGGAATTTAGCTTTAAAGTTAATTCCGAATGGCGGCTTATACATCGCAGGAGGCATTGCTCCCAAAATCTTACCCTTACTTCAGGATGGCACATTTCTGCGGATACTCAAAAGTAAGGGCAGAGTTAGTCCTGTATTAGAGGATATTCCCATTCACATTGTGCTGAATCCTGAAGTGGGGCTAATTGGCGCAATGCTTTATGGAGCTAGCCTGTGA
- a CDS encoding HEAT repeat domain-containing protein, producing the protein MSSIDQNLNLPNIAQQLESENSRDRLRALVSLRDLSPEDAVPLILKVIDDDNLQIRSMAIFALGLKHTEDCFPVLSKILETEDDYGIRADAAGALGYLQDNRAVEPLLRAFYEDTEWLVRFSAAVSLGNLGDVRAYDALIQALDSEETMLHQAAISALGEVGDLRCVDKILKFAQSDDWLTRQRLAEALGHLKCDKSLSALNYLVKDPHPQVVTAARYALDAYETNT; encoded by the coding sequence ATGTCTTCTATCGATCAGAACCTAAATTTACCCAATATCGCCCAGCAATTAGAGAGTGAAAATTCTCGCGATCGCCTTCGTGCCTTAGTGTCTCTACGCGATTTATCTCCTGAGGATGCTGTGCCTTTAATCTTAAAAGTGATTGATGACGATAACTTACAAATTCGTTCAATGGCAATATTTGCTTTAGGACTAAAACATACAGAAGATTGTTTTCCTGTGTTATCAAAAATTCTTGAAACAGAAGATGATTACGGGATTCGTGCTGACGCGGCAGGAGCCTTGGGTTATTTACAAGATAATCGTGCAGTTGAACCATTACTAAGAGCCTTCTATGAAGATACGGAATGGCTAGTGCGCTTTAGTGCGGCAGTCTCTTTAGGGAATTTAGGTGATGTACGTGCTTACGATGCCTTGATTCAAGCCTTGGATAGTGAAGAAACGATGTTACATCAGGCAGCAATCTCGGCTTTGGGAGAGGTTGGTGATTTGCGCTGTGTAGATAAGATCTTAAAATTTGCCCAGTCTGATGATTGGTTAACCAGACAACGTTTAGCTGAGGCTTTAGGACATCTCAAGTGCGATAAGAGTTTGTCAGCTTTAAACTATCTCGTTAAAGATCCCCATCCTCAAGTGGTAACAGCCGCAAGATATGCGCTTGATGCATATGAGACCAATACGTAA
- a CDS encoding iron uptake porin produces the protein MKKVSLNLAGSLGLLSVIGAVAASPTFAETTTVSQINQTMSNDPVAQNVTSVSQLSDVKPTDWAFTALQSLVERYGCIAGYPDRTFRGKQATSRYEFAAGLNACLDKINEIISAGLADKVSKEDLATLKKLQEEFAAELATLRGRVDALDAKVTKLEAQQFSTTTKLTGEAIMAVTGASGNALAPTNTNVFVTSRVRLNLNTSFTGSDLLLTRLEVGNGGTSIPTAFGAGSTIQNASSVNNSSNIGFGTYGQDYAGLTAGSTFTLAKLRYDFNIGNDARVSIGPVMHAYDHIDVNTYANNEAYDFSSTFFINNPLHVLINGQNGGAGAAFDWNIAKSAFTLRGLYLAGNGNQPAAATGVNRGLFGDPYQATAELEFAPKNADGDKPFAIKLLYTNGAVNNATINSGGVNVEWKFAKGAALFGRYGFGTIDNRGVAISTVPSFTSGLFTGGATSTDTSLSPQTWMFGFAFPDLFKEGALAGIAVGQPLITSAIGNATQTNLELFYNFPVSSNIRITPDVQFVFNPNNVSGSTIFVGTLRTVFSF, from the coding sequence ATGAAAAAAGTATCTTTGAATTTGGCTGGTAGCCTTGGCTTGCTAAGTGTTATTGGCGCAGTAGCCGCAAGTCCAACTTTTGCAGAAACCACTACCGTTTCGCAAATCAACCAAACTATGAGCAATGATCCAGTTGCTCAGAATGTAACTTCTGTATCTCAACTCAGCGATGTTAAGCCTACTGATTGGGCTTTTACCGCATTGCAATCCTTGGTAGAGCGCTACGGTTGTATCGCTGGCTATCCCGATCGCACTTTCCGTGGTAAGCAAGCAACTAGCCGTTACGAGTTTGCAGCTGGTTTGAATGCTTGTTTAGACAAAATCAACGAAATTATTTCCGCAGGTCTAGCTGACAAGGTTAGCAAAGAAGACCTCGCCACTTTGAAAAAGCTCCAAGAAGAGTTTGCTGCTGAACTAGCAACCCTTCGTGGTCGTGTTGATGCTCTTGATGCCAAAGTCACCAAACTTGAAGCTCAACAGTTCTCCACCACCACCAAACTGACTGGTGAAGCAATCATGGCGGTAACAGGTGCAAGTGGTAATGCCCTTGCGCCAACAAATACTAATGTTTTTGTAACTAGCCGTGTTCGTCTCAACCTCAACACCAGCTTTACAGGTAGCGACTTGTTACTAACAAGACTAGAAGTTGGTAATGGTGGTACTAGCATCCCAACAGCATTTGGTGCAGGTTCTACGATTCAGAATGCTTCCAGTGTTAATAACTCCAGCAACATTGGCTTTGGAACCTATGGTCAAGACTACGCAGGATTAACTGCTGGTTCAACCTTCACTCTCGCCAAACTGCGCTATGACTTCAATATTGGCAATGATGCCCGTGTATCTATTGGTCCTGTGATGCATGCATATGATCACATTGACGTAAACACCTATGCCAATAATGAAGCTTACGACTTTAGCTCTACATTCTTCATCAATAACCCTCTCCATGTTTTGATCAATGGTCAAAATGGTGGTGCTGGTGCTGCATTTGATTGGAATATTGCAAAGAGTGCTTTCACATTGCGCGGTCTCTACCTAGCTGGTAACGGTAACCAACCAGCCGCAGCTACGGGTGTCAATCGTGGTTTGTTTGGAGATCCTTACCAAGCAACTGCTGAGTTAGAGTTTGCACCTAAAAATGCTGACGGTGATAAGCCATTTGCGATCAAACTGCTTTACACCAATGGTGCAGTAAACAATGCAACTATTAACAGTGGCGGTGTAAACGTTGAGTGGAAGTTTGCTAAAGGTGCAGCTTTGTTCGGTCGCTATGGCTTCGGTACGATTGACAATCGTGGTGTTGCTATTAGTACTGTCCCTAGCTTTACTTCTGGTCTCTTTACTGGTGGAGCTACCTCTACAGATACAAGCTTGAGTCCTCAAACTTGGATGTTTGGTTTTGCTTTCCCAGATCTATTTAAAGAAGGCGCTTTGGCAGGTATTGCTGTTGGTCAACCATTGATCACAAGCGCTATCGGCAATGCAACTCAAACTAACTTGGAATTGTTCTACAACTTCCCAGTATCGAGCAATATTCGTATTACTCCTGATGTTCAGTTTGTCTTTAACCCTAATAACGTATCTGGAAGCACCATTTTCGTTGGTACTTTGAGAACTGTATTCTCGTTCTAA
- the cobI gene encoding precorrin-2 C(20)-methyltransferase — translation MKPVEPVENEVKKGNLYGLGIGPGDPELLTIKAHRILTSVPVIAYPTMESGKVFARAIVADFIRPDQIEVPMPLPFSVERSSQPYYDIGAEKIAEHLEAGRDVAVLCEGEPMLYGSFMYIFNRLSKRFHTEVIPGISSTFASAAMLGAPLTFRNDVLSIMPATLEAETLRDRLAVADAAVIIKLGRHFAKIKTILQELNLFERALYIERATLPNQVIKPIAEVDPDNVPYWAIVMIPSQTNPQ, via the coding sequence ATGAAACCCGTTGAACCAGTTGAGAATGAAGTCAAAAAAGGAAATTTATATGGGCTAGGCATTGGACCTGGCGATCCAGAGCTATTGACCATTAAGGCACATCGCATCTTAACCTCAGTTCCCGTAATCGCCTATCCGACGATGGAAAGCGGCAAGGTTTTTGCGAGGGCGATCGTTGCTGACTTTATCCGTCCTGATCAGATCGAAGTACCGATGCCTCTTCCCTTTAGCGTAGAAAGATCTTCACAACCTTATTACGATATCGGCGCTGAGAAAATCGCCGAACATTTAGAAGCTGGGCGCGATGTTGCTGTGCTGTGCGAAGGCGAGCCAATGCTTTACGGCTCATTTATGTATATTTTTAATCGTCTTTCTAAGCGCTTTCATACCGAAGTCATCCCCGGCATATCTTCCACCTTTGCCAGTGCTGCCATGCTCGGTGCGCCTCTCACTTTTCGCAATGACGTATTGAGCATTATGCCTGCGACTTTGGAAGCAGAGACTTTACGCGATCGCCTAGCGGTTGCTGATGCGGCTGTAATTATTAAACTTGGCAGACATTTTGCAAAAATCAAAACGATTTTGCAAGAATTAAATCTCTTTGAAAGGGCTTTGTATATCGAACGGGCAACTTTGCCCAATCAAGTAATTAAGCCAATCGCTGAAGTTGATCCCGATAACGTTCCCTATTGGGCAATCGTGATGATTCCCAGCCAAACTAATCCTCAATAA
- a CDS encoding precorrin-8X methylmutase — MLDYIRDGNEIYRKSFATIRSEANLSILPQDLEVVAVRLIHSCGMTDIVNDLAYSEDVVKISREALKNGANILCDAQMVANGVTRKRLPANNAVICTLNEPEVPDLAKQIGNTRSAAAMELWRSHIEGSIIAIGNAPTALFRLLELLDDGFPKPAVILGFPVGFVGAIESKAALAENSRGVPFLTIHGRRGGSAMCAAALNALAMENEL, encoded by the coding sequence ATGCTTGATTACATTCGTGATGGTAATGAAATCTATCGTAAATCCTTTGCTACAATTCGCTCTGAGGCAAATCTATCAATCTTGCCACAGGATTTAGAAGTGGTGGCGGTGCGCCTCATTCATTCCTGTGGGATGACCGATATTGTTAACGATCTCGCCTATTCTGAAGATGTGGTTAAAATCAGTAGAGAAGCATTGAAAAATGGCGCAAATATTCTCTGTGACGCACAAATGGTGGCTAATGGAGTTACTCGTAAGCGTTTACCAGCGAATAATGCGGTAATTTGCACTCTCAATGAACCTGAAGTTCCCGACCTTGCCAAACAAATTGGTAATACGCGATCGGCAGCAGCGATGGAACTTTGGCGATCGCATATTGAAGGATCGATTATAGCGATCGGTAATGCGCCTACAGCACTATTTCGACTCTTAGAATTGCTTGATGACGGTTTTCCGAAGCCAGCCGTTATACTAGGATTCCCCGTTGGTTTTGTCGGTGCGATCGAGTCAAAAGCAGCTTTAGCGGAAAATAGTCGTGGTGTCCCCTTTTTGACCATTCACGGTCGGCGTGGGGGAAGTGCGATGTGCGCCGCCGCCTTGAATGCTTTAGCTATGGAGAATGAGCTATGA
- the cobG gene encoding precorrin-3B synthase, whose protein sequence is MEFSQLQSTTAICPSLFNATTAQDGILSRIRLPAGLITSTQCEVLVQVVNQFGNGEIQITNRANLQIRTSRALPEEVLLDFQDYGLASSAESTDGLRNMMASPSAGIDTHAKINIIPLVKAWNFYLLQHPELAILSNKFSICFDGGEAIRVSDRPNDICLVAVEINGEIYFDLHLGLGDRGDSPALVGVLIPHNQVLEVLAALAEVYRQYTQQQLEQKIHLRSRPPRLRDLLHDWGVKKYLELVAEKLGYTLKPSPLAPLPLRERGTRAFEVYEHLGIHAQKQSGLFYIGVVIPLGRLTSRQLQGLAKLAKQYGGGALRLTPWQNLLITDIAEADLEQVTQEILNLGLYISAHHPYAAIAACSGYKGCKSAFTDTQADAKAIASHLEKCIQLDYPINLHVSGCDKSCAQHHVSDIAIVGQASATYKVYVGDGEINFGRELYAEYAADELPQLMERLINIYQNQRQNPDQSFREFVNQCNLQELREVISHA, encoded by the coding sequence TTGGAATTTTCTCAATTGCAATCTACTACAGCTATTTGTCCCAGTCTCTTTAATGCCACCACTGCTCAAGATGGCATTCTTTCGCGTATCCGTTTACCTGCGGGATTAATTACCTCTACTCAATGTGAAGTTCTCGTACAGGTTGTCAATCAATTTGGTAATGGTGAAATCCAAATTACCAATCGCGCAAATCTGCAAATCCGCACTAGTCGAGCTTTGCCTGAAGAAGTGCTGCTAGATTTTCAAGACTATGGACTTGCATCTAGTGCTGAAAGTACTGATGGTTTGCGGAATATGATGGCTAGTCCCAGTGCGGGGATCGATACCCATGCCAAAATAAATATAATTCCATTGGTTAAAGCATGGAATTTCTATCTATTACAGCATCCTGAATTAGCGATTCTTTCTAATAAATTTAGCATTTGTTTTGATGGCGGCGAAGCGATTAGAGTAAGCGATCGCCCCAATGATATTTGTTTGGTAGCTGTTGAAATTAATGGCGAGATTTATTTTGATTTGCATTTAGGCTTAGGCGATCGCGGCGATTCGCCAGCACTAGTTGGTGTTTTAATCCCTCACAACCAAGTCTTGGAAGTTCTTGCGGCGCTAGCAGAAGTTTATCGACAATATACCCAGCAACAGCTAGAGCAGAAAATCCATTTGCGATCGCGTCCACCTAGATTGAGAGATTTGCTTCATGATTGGGGCGTGAAAAAGTATTTAGAGCTAGTTGCAGAGAAACTAGGTTACACATTAAAACCCTCACCCCTAGCCCCTCTCCCATTAAGGGAGAGGGGAACAAGAGCGTTTGAGGTTTATGAGCATTTAGGAATTCATGCACAAAAGCAATCGGGACTTTTCTATATTGGTGTTGTCATTCCATTAGGAAGATTAACTTCCCGTCAATTACAAGGATTAGCAAAGCTTGCTAAACAATATGGTGGTGGGGCTTTGCGATTAACACCTTGGCAAAATTTATTGATTACGGATATTGCGGAAGCTGATCTTGAGCAGGTAACGCAAGAGATTTTGAACTTGGGATTGTATATTTCAGCTCATCATCCCTATGCCGCGATCGCAGCTTGTTCTGGCTATAAAGGATGCAAGTCAGCCTTTACGGATACACAAGCTGATGCCAAAGCGATCGCCTCCCACCTAGAGAAATGTATTCAACTGGATTATCCAATTAATTTGCATGTTTCAGGATGCGATAAATCTTGCGCTCAGCATCATGTAAGCGATATTGCGATTGTAGGACAAGCCTCTGCAACTTACAAAGTTTATGTTGGTGATGGCGAAATTAATTTCGGAAGAGAACTCTATGCAGAATATGCGGCTGATGAGCTACCGCAACTAATGGAACGGTTGATCAATATCTATCAAAACCAACGCCAGAATCCTGATCAGAGTTTTCGTGAATTTGTGAATCAGTGTAATTTGCAAGAATTAAGGGAAGTGATCAGCCATGCTTGA